From one Pedosphaera parvula Ellin514 genomic stretch:
- a CDS encoding VOC family protein: MQHVTGIGGLFFRSKNPAVLGQWYKEHFGIELVPGDYTQKPWSQEAGPTVFAPFPHDTNYFGRPEQQWMLNLRVRDLDRLVEKLRAAKIDVSPDPEAYPNGRFARLHDPEGNPIELWEPK; the protein is encoded by the coding sequence ATGCAACATGTCACTGGAATTGGCGGTCTATTCTTCCGCTCCAAAAATCCGGCGGTGTTGGGCCAGTGGTACAAGGAACATTTTGGAATCGAGCTTGTGCCTGGCGACTACACCCAGAAGCCTTGGTCGCAAGAAGCAGGCCCAACGGTCTTCGCGCCGTTTCCGCACGACACAAACTATTTCGGTCGTCCTGAGCAGCAATGGATGCTCAATCTTCGCGTCCGAGACCTTGATCGTCTGGTAGAAAAGCTTCGGGCCGCGAAGATTGATGTATCTCCTGATCCAGAGGCTTACCCAAACGGGCGGTTTGCGCGCTTGCATGATCCTGAAGGCAATCCCATTGAGCTATGGGAACCGAAATAA
- a CDS encoding phytanoyl-CoA dioxygenase family protein: MIDHEQLHRDGYALLRGAIPAERLDDLRAAFDADVKPSDQWPVPRGAGWRHSLLDLDPRVQAVCRLPEVLAVVGELIGERFFLSQVEGREPLAGGGQQTLHRDLFAQRPGDTVIALAYFDDYGPCNGATRIVPGSHRPAQGELPFDFADESRSVQLSGSAGDILIFDADLVHAGSLNPTGARRRSILICYFAEPLYATHLQSAKLRGIRMDTADRFDPTRPVQVSQRAVVPVI, translated from the coding sequence ATGATTGACCACGAGCAACTCCACCGGGACGGCTATGCCCTGCTCCGCGGAGCGATCCCGGCCGAAAGGCTGGATGATCTGCGCGCCGCGTTTGATGCGGACGTCAAGCCGTCGGATCAATGGCCCGTGCCGCGCGGGGCTGGCTGGCGCCATTCGTTGCTGGACCTCGATCCCCGCGTGCAGGCGGTGTGCCGCCTGCCCGAGGTGTTGGCCGTGGTTGGCGAACTGATCGGCGAACGGTTCTTCCTCTCGCAGGTGGAGGGCCGCGAGCCGCTGGCGGGCGGCGGCCAGCAGACGCTGCACCGCGACCTTTTCGCCCAGCGGCCAGGCGATACGGTGATCGCCCTCGCCTATTTCGACGACTATGGCCCCTGTAACGGCGCGACTCGGATCGTCCCCGGCAGCCACCGCCCGGCGCAGGGTGAGCTGCCGTTCGACTTCGCCGATGAATCCAGGTCGGTGCAACTCTCAGGCTCCGCCGGCGACATTCTGATTTTCGATGCGGATCTGGTGCATGCGGGCAGCCTGAACCCGACCGGCGCACGCCGTCGCTCCATCCTGATCTGTTATTTCGCCGAGCCGCTCTACGCCACGCATCTCCAATCGGCAAAACTGCGCGGCATCCGGATGGATACGGCGGACCGGTTCGATCCGACCAGACCTGTCCAAGTATCCCAGAGAGCAGTTGTGCCCGTCATTTGA
- a CDS encoding helix-turn-helix domain-containing protein, which yields MDEIIRFVMLAQSARFTVTELCEQFGISRKTGYKHLVRYAADGLQGLAAAATVRSGFLSRCARSPIPARMPKRVLRIDLNRRLS from the coding sequence ATGGACGAGATTATTAGATTTGTAATGTTGGCGCAGAGCGCGCGCTTTACGGTGACTGAACTGTGCGAGCAGTTTGGCATCAGTCGCAAAACTGGCTACAAACATTTGGTTCGCTATGCGGCAGACGGCTTGCAGGGCCTGGCCGCCGCAGCCACCGTCCGCTCCGGTTTCCTGTCAAGGTGCGCGCGGAGTCCAATCCCGGCCAGGATGCCAAAAAGGGTCCTCAGGATTGACCTCAATCGCCGTCTCTCCTAG
- a CDS encoding transposase, with protein MTFKYINSYSVPFIPHATRKKYSHNLLLPLSGKKRTDLPLPFEKKRALRYYRATGCKTCALKKQCTRNKANRTITREENEALMEAMAQRVKNNRQIMKSRKAIAEHPFGTIKRAMNAGYFLCKRLAGVRAEMSLTVLAYNLKRVLNIVSFEDLIKAVAVKG; from the coding sequence GTGACTTTTAAATATATTAATTCATACTCCGTCCCATTCATCCCTCACGCAACACGCAAAAAATATTCTCACAATCTTCTTTTACCTTTGTCCGGGAAAAAAAGAACTGACCTACCGCTCCCCTTCGAGAAAAAACGCGCATTGCGATACTACCGGGCCACGGGCTGTAAAACCTGTGCGCTCAAAAAGCAATGCACCCGGAACAAGGCTAATCGCACGATTACGCGCGAAGAAAACGAAGCGTTGATGGAAGCCATGGCGCAACGGGTGAAGAACAACCGGCAAATTATGAAATCAAGAAAGGCCATCGCCGAACATCCTTTCGGGACGATCAAGCGAGCGATGAATGCCGGATATTTTTTATGCAAAAGACTGGCCGGAGTGAGGGCGGAAATGAGTTTAACCGTGCTGGCCTACAACCTGAAACGCGTTTTGAACATCGTCAGCTTCGAGGATTTGATCAAGGCCGTGGCAGTGAAGGGATAA
- the rpmH gene encoding 50S ribosomal protein L34 encodes MKRQYQPSKMRRKRQHGFLNRNSSKSGKATLANRRRVGRKRLTPV; translated from the coding sequence ATGAAACGTCAATATCAACCGTCGAAGATGCGCCGTAAACGGCAACATGGCTTTTTGAATCGCAATTCCAGCAAGAGTGGAAAGGCCACCTTGGCCAATCGCCGTCGCGTTGGGCGCAAACGTCTGACCCCGGTATAA
- the rnpA gene encoding ribonuclease P protein component codes for MAAEPQQRRLLGRNMRLKQSRDFSRVRQQGRRMPYGCLIANWMVLPPGSPMRLGVITAKKLGNAVVRARARRLLREAFRLHQHDLSQPVDLVLVAQRTIVGKGFAAVEADFLAMLRKARLVKTS; via the coding sequence ATGGCGGCTGAACCGCAGCAACGCCGCCTGCTGGGGCGCAATATGCGCTTAAAGCAGTCGCGGGATTTTTCGCGGGTGCGGCAGCAGGGGCGGCGGATGCCGTATGGTTGTTTGATTGCCAATTGGATGGTTTTACCTCCCGGATCGCCCATGCGACTGGGAGTGATCACTGCGAAGAAGCTTGGTAATGCGGTGGTTCGGGCTCGTGCCCGGCGCTTACTGAGGGAGGCATTTCGGTTGCATCAGCACGATTTGTCACAGCCGGTCGATCTTGTTTTGGTGGCACAAAGAACTATTGTTGGGAAGGGCTTTGCAGCAGTCGAAGCTGATTTTCTGGCTATGTTAAGGAAAGCCAGGCTGGTGAAGACGTCGTGA
- the yidD gene encoding membrane protein insertion efficiency factor YidD yields the protein MNWAQHILVLLVRIYQWVISPTKDVLLGPAGQCRFTPSCSQYAVEALQKHGAVKGSLMAGWRICRCNPWGGCGEDPVPDKKSREKHINLKGVTSWRSQASVKPSAFGTASGEHS from the coding sequence GTGAACTGGGCTCAACATATTTTGGTTTTGTTGGTGCGAATATACCAGTGGGTGATATCGCCCACTAAAGACGTTTTGCTTGGACCGGCGGGACAATGCCGTTTCACTCCCAGTTGTTCGCAATATGCAGTGGAAGCGCTTCAGAAGCATGGGGCTGTCAAGGGGAGCCTGATGGCTGGCTGGCGCATTTGCCGCTGCAATCCCTGGGGTGGCTGTGGCGAGGACCCGGTGCCGGATAAGAAATCCCGGGAGAAGCATATAAATTTGAAAGGTGTTACTTCGTGGCGTTCGCAGGCTTCGGTGAAGCCTTCAGCATTCGGGACAGCCTCCGGGGAGCATAGTTAA
- the yidC gene encoding membrane protein insertase YidC: MDRKSISILIVCGALLFLWPVLVNKILPPKPAPPHTNLVSSASSTNQTALGTNQAAIAPAQPAFEAGTNVASQFAVNTNQPEETLVVTNDNAVYTFTSRGGGLKEVELLHYPETVSALRRRAQRTNQFATLNTPAAPPVLSILGNDSLTGDGVFKLSQVPGGVHAEKVLTNGLKVVKEFRLGTNYLMSASVRMENQSRQPLQLSPQEVVLGTATPLGIQDNGQVVGMLWYNSNKVASVGPSFFNTNTTKLFFFPRTPETEYRAGSNDVVWVALKNQFFTLATMPQIPAPSVVAHLTYLPPPSREEVSSTPKAVAQPTGVTAALEYPGQTLAPGGFVERNYDIFTGPKEYKTLARIAARFNNDIDKVMEFGLFSPISKMLLLGMNWLHHRLSVSYGLTIILITVLIKIVFWPLTAFSTKSMKRMQALQPQIKAIQEKYKDEPQKVSQKTMEFYRKNKVNPLGGCLPALLQIPVFFGFFAMMRGAIELRGAHFLWMGDLSQPDTIFIIPGFNFPINPMPLLMGVTMLWQISLAPPSPGMDPAQQKMMKFMPLMILLFVYSQPSGLALYYTVQNLLTILQTKLTKSDPVLAPAAKTQVPVAPQKKNK; encoded by the coding sequence ATGGATCGTAAATCAATTTCCATTCTGATCGTTTGTGGAGCGCTGTTGTTTTTGTGGCCAGTGTTGGTGAACAAAATCCTGCCACCCAAGCCTGCACCCCCGCATACGAACCTCGTTTCTTCCGCCAGTTCCACCAACCAAACCGCCCTGGGGACCAACCAGGCAGCAATTGCTCCGGCCCAGCCCGCTTTCGAAGCAGGCACGAATGTGGCAAGCCAGTTCGCGGTGAATACAAACCAACCGGAAGAAACTCTGGTGGTCACAAATGACAATGCCGTTTACACATTCACCTCACGCGGCGGTGGTTTGAAAGAAGTCGAACTTCTCCATTACCCGGAAACAGTGAGTGCCTTGCGAAGGAGGGCGCAGAGAACAAACCAGTTCGCCACTTTGAACACTCCGGCAGCTCCTCCAGTTTTGTCGATTCTGGGCAATGACTCCTTGACGGGGGATGGTGTGTTCAAGCTATCGCAGGTTCCGGGAGGAGTTCATGCGGAAAAGGTGCTTACCAATGGATTGAAGGTGGTCAAAGAATTTCGGCTGGGCACCAATTATTTGATGTCCGCTTCGGTTCGAATGGAGAACCAATCGCGGCAACCACTTCAACTCTCCCCGCAGGAAGTTGTCCTTGGAACCGCCACTCCTCTTGGAATTCAGGACAACGGGCAGGTGGTGGGAATGCTCTGGTATAATAGCAACAAAGTGGCATCCGTGGGCCCATCATTTTTTAATACGAACACCACCAAACTCTTTTTCTTTCCCCGAACGCCGGAGACCGAATATCGCGCAGGGAGCAATGATGTTGTCTGGGTGGCGTTAAAGAATCAATTTTTTACCCTCGCCACGATGCCACAGATTCCGGCGCCCAGCGTGGTGGCGCACCTAACTTACCTGCCCCCGCCGTCCCGCGAGGAAGTCAGTTCCACGCCAAAAGCCGTGGCCCAGCCAACGGGTGTTACAGCGGCTCTTGAGTACCCCGGACAAACCCTGGCTCCAGGGGGATTCGTGGAGCGCAATTACGATATTTTTACTGGACCCAAGGAATATAAAACGCTGGCCAGAATTGCTGCGCGTTTTAATAACGATATCGATAAGGTGATGGAATTTGGCCTCTTCTCCCCGATTTCCAAAATGCTGCTGTTGGGGATGAATTGGCTGCATCACAGGCTATCGGTTTCCTATGGACTGACCATCATCCTGATCACGGTTCTGATCAAAATTGTATTTTGGCCGCTGACTGCTTTCAGCACGAAATCCATGAAGCGAATGCAGGCGCTGCAGCCGCAAATCAAGGCCATTCAGGAAAAGTACAAGGACGAGCCGCAAAAGGTCAGCCAGAAGACGATGGAGTTTTACCGAAAGAACAAGGTAAACCCCCTGGGAGGATGTTTGCCGGCACTATTGCAAATTCCAGTATTTTTCGGCTTCTTTGCAATGATGAGAGGCGCGATTGAATTGCGCGGCGCGCATTTTCTTTGGATGGGCGATTTATCGCAACCCGATACGATTTTTATAATTCCCGGCTTCAATTTTCCGATAAACCCGATGCCGCTCCTGATGGGGGTAACGATGTTGTGGCAGATCAGCCTTGCACCGCCATCGCCTGGCATGGATCCGGCACAGCAGAAGATGATGAAGTTCATGCCTTTGATGATCCTCCTCTTTGTATACTCTCAACCTTCAGGTTTGGCGCTTTACTATACGGTTCAGAATCTGCTAACAATTCTCCAGACAAAACTTACAAAGTCCGATCCAGTATTGGCACCGGCGGCGAAGACCCAGGTTCCAGTTGCGCCGCAAAAGAAAAACAAGTGA
- a CDS encoding protein jag yields MPAQPKATLEKILELLGFSATVEEHPLEDGFLLDVKTDDSGRLIGRQGQTLSDLQYITNRMLFQLDPTCPKVMVDVSGYRAQAREALVKKAKDAAEKVRRWGDVVELEPLSAFDRRIVHNAVKDDPDIETHSVEVEGSDKKVILFRPKQ; encoded by the coding sequence ATGCCTGCTCAACCTAAAGCTACACTCGAAAAAATTCTGGAACTCCTTGGCTTCAGCGCCACAGTGGAGGAACATCCCTTGGAAGACGGTTTCCTGCTGGATGTAAAAACCGACGATTCCGGCCGGCTCATCGGCCGCCAGGGACAAACGCTTTCCGACCTCCAGTACATCACCAATCGCATGCTGTTTCAGCTGGATCCTACCTGTCCCAAGGTAATGGTGGATGTGAGCGGTTATCGTGCGCAAGCCCGTGAGGCTTTGGTCAAGAAGGCCAAGGACGCGGCTGAGAAGGTGCGTCGTTGGGGAGATGTGGTGGAGTTGGAACCGCTGAGCGCGTTTGATCGCCGCATTGTTCACAATGCCGTGAAGGATGACCCGGATATTGAAACCCACAGTGTCGAAGTCGAAGGTTCGGACAAGAAGGTAATTTTGTTCCGGCCCAAGCAGTAG